One part of the Lapillicoccus jejuensis genome encodes these proteins:
- the folK gene encoding 2-amino-4-hydroxy-6-hydroxymethyldihydropteridine diphosphokinase — protein sequence MTSSFRAVSGTDRILLAGVEAFGYHGVLAFEKEQGQTFVVDVVLELDLGRAGRSDDLAHTVSYAEVATDVVARVTGPSYDLIERLAEVVADDCLARPLVDAVEVTVHKPQAPVGQPFSDVAVHVRRERGRPVVVALGANLGDAGETLAAAVREVAALRGVRVRAVSPLVETDPVGGPEQPVYLNAVLLADSTLDPAALLAALHGVEVAHGRTREVRWGARTLDLDLLQVGRAGTPGEVRSDDPDLTLPHPRAHERGFVLVPWLAADTDAVARDGAGAVRPVRELLADVGDEGVRPGPAWPGAADGSEGSDGGAWW from the coding sequence ATGACGTCCTCGTTCCGAGCGGTGTCCGGCACCGACCGGATCCTGCTCGCCGGTGTGGAGGCCTTCGGGTACCACGGCGTGCTGGCCTTCGAGAAGGAGCAGGGCCAGACGTTCGTCGTCGACGTCGTGCTCGAGCTCGACCTCGGCCGGGCCGGGCGCAGCGACGACCTCGCGCACACGGTGTCGTACGCCGAGGTGGCGACCGACGTCGTCGCGCGGGTCACCGGGCCGTCGTACGACCTCATCGAGCGGCTGGCCGAGGTCGTCGCCGACGACTGCCTCGCGCGACCGCTCGTCGACGCGGTCGAGGTGACGGTGCACAAGCCGCAGGCGCCGGTCGGGCAGCCGTTCTCGGACGTCGCCGTGCACGTCCGGCGCGAGCGGGGCCGGCCGGTCGTCGTCGCGCTGGGCGCCAACCTCGGTGACGCGGGGGAGACGCTGGCCGCGGCCGTCCGCGAGGTCGCGGCGCTGCGCGGGGTGCGGGTGCGCGCGGTGTCGCCGCTGGTCGAGACCGACCCGGTCGGCGGGCCGGAGCAGCCGGTCTACCTCAACGCGGTGCTGCTGGCCGACAGCACCCTCGATCCGGCGGCGCTGCTGGCCGCGCTGCACGGGGTCGAGGTGGCGCACGGTCGCACCCGCGAGGTGCGCTGGGGCGCGCGGACGCTCGACCTCGACCTGCTGCAGGTCGGTCGGGCGGGGACGCCGGGCGAGGTGCGCTCGGACGACCCGGACCTCACCCTGCCGCACCCGCGGGCGCACGAGCGGGGCTTCGTCCTCGTGCCGTGGCTCGCCGCCGACACGGACGCGGTCGCGCGGGACGGGGCCGGGGCGGTGCGTCCGGTCCGGGAGCTGCTGGCCGACGTCGGGGACGAGGGCGTGCGGCCGGGGCCGGCGTGGCCGGGCGCGGCCGACGGGTCCGAGGGGTCCGACGGGGGTGCGTGGTGGTGA
- a CDS encoding Rossmann-like and DUF2520 domain-containing protein has translation MSQPPGAPARLRVGVVGTGRVGAVLGAALAAAGHHVVACSAVSQASLDRAATLLRGVPVREVPDVARAADLVLLAVPDDDLAGLVRGLADTGALRPGQVVVHPGGRHGIGVLEPAARLGALPLALHPAMTFTGTALDLDRLVGCCFAVTTTRELRPVGEALVLEMAGEPVWVEEEDRALYHAALCHTSNHLVTLVAQGRQLLEAAAIEDPARVLRPILTAALDNALRSGDAALTGPVSRGDAGTLAEHLTALTAHPDVRPTYLALARETARRARAAGRLRPDLADRVEAVLEQEETP, from the coding sequence GTGAGCCAGCCCCCGGGAGCCCCGGCCCGCCTGCGGGTCGGCGTCGTCGGGACCGGCCGCGTCGGTGCCGTCCTCGGCGCCGCCCTCGCCGCCGCGGGCCACCACGTGGTCGCCTGCTCGGCCGTGAGCCAGGCCTCGCTCGACCGGGCCGCGACGCTCCTGCGGGGGGTCCCGGTCCGTGAGGTGCCCGACGTGGCCCGCGCCGCCGACCTCGTCCTGCTCGCCGTCCCCGACGACGACCTCGCCGGTCTCGTGCGCGGGCTCGCCGACACCGGTGCCCTGCGCCCGGGCCAGGTCGTCGTCCACCCCGGCGGTCGGCACGGCATCGGCGTCCTCGAGCCCGCCGCCCGGCTCGGCGCGCTGCCGCTCGCGCTGCACCCGGCGATGACGTTCACCGGCACCGCGCTCGACCTCGACCGGCTGGTCGGCTGCTGCTTCGCCGTCACGACGACCCGTGAGCTGCGCCCCGTCGGGGAGGCTCTCGTCCTCGAGATGGCCGGCGAGCCCGTCTGGGTCGAGGAGGAGGACCGTGCGCTCTACCACGCCGCCCTCTGCCACACCTCGAACCACCTCGTCACCCTCGTCGCGCAGGGCCGACAGCTGCTCGAGGCCGCCGCCATCGAGGACCCCGCCCGCGTGCTGCGCCCCATCCTCACCGCCGCCCTCGACAACGCCCTGCGCTCCGGGGACGCCGCGCTCACCGGCCCGGTCTCGCGCGGCGACGCCGGGACCCTCGCCGAGCACCTGACGGCGCTCACGGCGCACCCCGACGTCAGGCCGACGTACCTCGCCCTCGCCCGCGAGACCGCGCGCCGCGCCCGCGCCGCCGGCCGGCTGCGCCCCGACCTCGCCGACCGCGTCGAGGCCGTCCTCGAGCAGGAGGAGACCCCGTGA
- a CDS encoding helix-turn-helix domain-containing protein translates to MIEVAGSLGAQLGAALRTERFLRSTSQRALARELGVSKSFIGRLESGDLTGSAAAVARLVERLGLAFAIVVPDEDLGAAMVDDSPQARELAERWRRSASARHDGGSCQGDDPVPDEDGAQVGGQGGGAGGGAGGGQGGGAGGGAGDPAGAEHDRPAPGPHPPRRDDPGIERAPEGPPGWLLSSRHPEELTVPGQPPPTRAGRRVVVGTPAAWRSLRLDRFYDDPVAQVVAESWQRRAEAERVRDAAGRRMPAHVVCFPLQLPRMWWPCRHIGWDWRRRPIWSWRRHPLWVVEVLVTGPNPPPVGAHPFGGCPLQGHPSEDTRGDWPPDPSRRADPQRRRRRPGTPSGEGGAHWPA, encoded by the coding sequence ATGATCGAGGTCGCGGGGAGCTTGGGGGCGCAGCTGGGGGCAGCGCTGCGCACCGAGCGCTTCCTGCGGTCCACGAGCCAGCGGGCACTGGCGCGCGAGCTGGGGGTCAGCAAGTCGTTCATCGGGCGGCTGGAGAGCGGCGACCTGACCGGGAGCGCGGCCGCCGTGGCCCGGCTCGTCGAGCGGCTCGGCCTCGCCTTCGCCATCGTCGTGCCCGACGAGGACCTGGGCGCCGCCATGGTCGACGACTCCCCGCAGGCGCGCGAGCTCGCCGAACGGTGGCGACGCTCGGCCTCGGCGCGTCACGACGGCGGGTCCTGCCAGGGCGATGACCCCGTCCCCGACGAGGACGGCGCGCAGGTCGGCGGCCAGGGTGGCGGCGCGGGTGGCGGCGCGGGTGGCGGCCAGGGTGGCGGCGCGGGTGGCGGCGCGGGTGACCCTGCAGGAGCCGAGCACGACCGGCCGGCCCCGGGCCCGCACCCACCGCGCCGTGACGACCCGGGGATCGAGCGGGCCCCCGAGGGGCCGCCGGGCTGGCTGCTGTCCTCCCGGCACCCGGAGGAGCTGACCGTGCCCGGGCAGCCGCCGCCGACCCGGGCGGGGCGGCGGGTCGTGGTCGGCACCCCCGCCGCGTGGCGGTCGCTGCGCCTCGACCGGTTCTACGACGACCCCGTGGCCCAGGTCGTCGCCGAGTCCTGGCAGCGCCGCGCCGAGGCCGAGCGCGTACGGGACGCGGCCGGACGGCGGATGCCGGCCCACGTCGTCTGCTTCCCCCTCCAGCTTCCGCGGATGTGGTGGCCGTGTCGGCACATCGGCTGGGACTGGCGCCGACGACCGATCTGGAGCTGGCGCCGCCACCCGTTGTGGGTCGTCGAGGTCCTCGTCACCGGCCCGAACCCGCCGCCGGTCGGGGCGCACCCGTTCGGCGGGTGCCCGCTGCAGGGGCACCCCTCCGAGGACACCCGCGGCGACTGGCCACCCGACCCCTCGCGGCGCGCGGACCCGCAGCGGCGACGCCGACGCCCCGGCACGCCGAGCGGGGAGGGTGGGGCACACTGGCCCGCATGA
- a CDS encoding copper resistance CopC family protein has protein sequence MPVSTAATASLPSSSPAPTGRHADPRRATSRRPSLPAALLTLVGAALLAVGGLVLGAGPAQAHDAFTGSNPADKATVATTPDAVTLDFEEPPTTIGLTVKVTGPSGDVQDGAPRIDGSTVVQPLLPAAPAGSYRIAWRVTSDDGHPVSGELTFTSSAANARQSTATPLSPTTPSSATSSGSPTTAPAASPPATPVAASPASATDSGDSPVLPIVLVAVVVLLGGAVAVVLRRRRP, from the coding sequence ATGCCCGTATCCACCGCAGCCACGGCGTCGCTGCCCTCGTCCTCCCCGGCTCCGACCGGTCGTCACGCCGACCCGCGCAGAGCCACGTCGCGCCGGCCGTCCCTCCCCGCCGCGCTCCTCACCCTCGTCGGCGCCGCCCTGCTCGCGGTGGGCGGCCTCGTCCTCGGAGCCGGCCCCGCCCAGGCGCACGACGCGTTCACGGGGTCGAACCCGGCCGACAAGGCGACCGTGGCGACCACCCCCGACGCCGTGACCCTGGACTTCGAGGAGCCGCCGACGACCATCGGGCTCACCGTCAAGGTGACCGGTCCGTCGGGTGACGTGCAGGACGGCGCCCCGCGGATCGACGGCAGCACGGTCGTGCAGCCGCTGCTGCCCGCCGCGCCCGCCGGTTCGTACCGGATCGCCTGGCGGGTGACGTCGGACGACGGCCACCCCGTCTCGGGCGAGCTCACCTTCACGAGCAGCGCCGCGAACGCCCGGCAGTCGACCGCGACGCCGCTGAGCCCGACCACGCCCTCGTCGGCGACGTCCTCCGGCTCCCCGACGACCGCGCCTGCGGCCAGCCCGCCGGCGACCCCGGTCGCCGCCTCCCCCGCCTCGGCCACCGACAGCGGCGACAGCCCCGTGCTGCCGATCGTGCTGGTGGCGGTCGTCGTCCTGCTCGGCGGCGCCGTCGCTGTCGTGCTACGCCGCCGCCGCCCCTGA
- the panC gene encoding pantoate--beta-alanine ligase, which produces MSDTTATAHPIPVVARTRAELRAARAALGDDVAVVMTMGALHEGHATLIREARAAAEHVVVTIFLNPLQFGPKEDLSRYPRTFESDLALCAEAGVDLVFAPTPDVVYPDGDPGVTVAAGALGTVLEGQTRPGHFDGVLTVVAKLLHLTAPRHAFFGQKDAQQLLLIRRMVRDLDVPVDVVPVATVREEDGLAMSSRNTYLTPSDREAALALSRALRAGAAAAAEGPSAVRRAARAVLVDEPLALVDYLVLVHPETLQDVPEWFHGEALLAVAARVGTTRLIDNLPVRVGPGGGALAVFSRPDLPDTAGGRG; this is translated from the coding sequence GTGAGCGACACCACGGCCACGGCCCACCCCATCCCGGTCGTGGCCCGCACCCGGGCCGAGCTGCGCGCCGCGCGCGCCGCCCTCGGCGACGACGTCGCCGTCGTCATGACGATGGGCGCGCTGCACGAGGGGCACGCCACCCTCATCCGCGAGGCCCGCGCCGCCGCCGAGCACGTCGTCGTGACCATCTTCCTCAACCCGCTGCAGTTCGGGCCCAAGGAGGACCTCTCGCGCTACCCGCGGACGTTCGAGTCCGACCTGGCCCTGTGCGCCGAGGCGGGTGTCGACCTCGTCTTCGCCCCGACCCCGGACGTCGTCTACCCGGACGGCGACCCCGGCGTCACCGTCGCCGCCGGCGCCCTCGGCACCGTCCTCGAGGGGCAGACGCGCCCGGGGCACTTCGACGGCGTCCTCACCGTCGTCGCGAAGCTCCTGCACCTCACCGCCCCGCGGCACGCCTTCTTCGGCCAGAAGGACGCGCAGCAGCTCCTGCTCATCCGCCGGATGGTCCGCGACCTCGACGTCCCGGTCGACGTCGTCCCCGTCGCCACCGTCCGCGAGGAGGACGGCCTGGCGATGTCCAGCCGCAACACCTACCTCACCCCGTCCGACCGCGAGGCCGCCCTCGCCCTGTCCCGGGCGCTGCGGGCCGGCGCCGCCGCGGCGGCGGAGGGACCGAGCGCCGTACGGCGGGCCGCCCGCGCCGTCCTCGTCGACGAGCCGCTCGCGCTCGTCGACTACCTCGTGCTCGTCCACCCCGAGACGCTGCAGGACGTGCCCGAGTGGTTCCACGGCGAGGCCCTGCTCGCCGTCGCCGCCCGCGTCGGCACGACCCGGCTCATCGACAACCTGCCGGTGCGGGTCGGGCCCGGGGGCGGGGCGCTCGCCGTGTTCTCGCGCCCGGACCTCCCCGACACCGCCGGCGGCCGTGGCTGA
- a CDS encoding IS110 family transposase has translation MTTIARGTTTNHRRDQQADPDPQLDQQREPGQVVGGVDTHLDTHTAAALDPVGRLLGHATFPADPGGYAALLAWLRSFGTVVVVGVEGTGAYGAGLTRHLRAEQVQLLEIDRPDRRARRSAGKSDPLDAEAAALTALARTRTGVPKVRDGRVEALRNLRVARRSAIDQRADCQRRIKTLIVTAAEPLRARLRGLPTRQLLAACAGLRPDLTRVGDPEQATKTALRALARRHHALSEEITDLDAVIDPLVAAINPQLVALNGVGADVAGQLLVTAGENSDRVHSEAAFAMLCGVAPIPASSGRTHRHRLNRGGDRQANAALYRVVLCRLRWDPRTQAYMHRRTEQGLSKKDIIRCLKRLIAREIYYVLNPRLQPSPALQTI, from the coding sequence ATGACCACCATCGCACGCGGCACCACGACAAACCATCGGCGAGACCAGCAGGCGGATCCGGATCCGCAGCTGGACCAGCAGCGCGAGCCCGGTCAGGTGGTTGGTGGGGTGGACACCCACCTTGACACCCACACGGCGGCCGCGCTCGACCCGGTCGGGCGGCTGCTCGGGCATGCCACGTTCCCGGCCGACCCGGGCGGGTACGCGGCGCTGCTGGCGTGGCTGCGGTCGTTCGGGACGGTGGTGGTGGTTGGGGTCGAGGGCACCGGCGCGTACGGCGCCGGCCTAACCCGCCACCTGCGGGCCGAACAGGTGCAGCTGCTCGAGATCGACCGTCCCGACCGGCGGGCGCGCCGCAGCGCCGGCAAGTCCGACCCGCTCGACGCCGAAGCCGCGGCCCTGACCGCGTTAGCGCGCACCCGCACCGGGGTCCCGAAAGTGCGCGACGGGCGGGTCGAGGCGCTGCGGAACCTGCGCGTGGCCCGGCGCAGCGCGATCGACCAGCGCGCGGACTGCCAGCGACGGATCAAGACCCTCATCGTGACCGCGGCCGAGCCGCTACGCGCGCGACTGCGGGGCCTGCCGACGCGGCAGCTGCTGGCAGCGTGCGCCGGGCTGCGCCCGGACCTGACCCGGGTCGGTGACCCCGAGCAGGCCACCAAGACCGCGCTGCGGGCCTTGGCCCGCCGCCACCACGCCCTCAGTGAGGAGATCACCGACCTCGACGCGGTCATCGACCCCCTCGTGGCCGCGATCAACCCCCAGCTCGTCGCGTTGAACGGCGTCGGCGCCGACGTGGCCGGTCAGCTGCTGGTCACCGCCGGAGAGAACAGCGACCGGGTCCACTCCGAAGCCGCGTTCGCGATGCTGTGCGGCGTCGCGCCGATCCCCGCCTCGTCCGGGCGGACCCACCGCCACCGCCTGAACCGGGGAGGGGACCGTCAGGCCAACGCCGCCCTGTACCGGGTCGTGCTGTGCCGGCTGAGATGGGACCCACGCACCCAGGCCTACATGCACCGCCGAACCGAGCAAGGCCTGAGCAAGAAGGACATCATCCGCTGCCTCAAGCGCCTCATCGCCCGGGAGATCTACTACGTCCTCAACCCACGACTTCAGCCGTCGCCGGCCCTACAGACCATTTGA
- a CDS encoding L-aspartate oxidase, translated as MAEPLRLPRRLLAPEPGWSLTADVVVVGSGIAGLTTALALRSHVESVLLVTKTVLDEGSTAWAQGGIAAALAPEDTPEEHLHDTLVAGVGVCDVDAVTALVREGPGRVRELVALGAEFDRGPDGEILLTREGGHHRDRIAHAGGDATGREISRALIAALHRVQDDPGIRVVEHALVVDLLQDADERVCGVTLHVIGEGQVDGVGAAHARAVVLATGGLGQVYGATTNPSVSTGDGMAVALRAGAVMADLEFVQFHPTVLWLGADSGGQQPLISEAVRGEGAVLVDAAGERVMAGVHPMGDLAPRDVVARAIVARMRATGSDHVYLDARHLGREKLERRFPTILAACRSHGIDPVTDLVPVAPAQHYASGGVAVDLVGRTSLEGLWACGECSCTGVHGANRLASNSLLEGLVFAHRIAQDVSDRLARGELPPTTPAPPDGESGVLLRPRHRHAVQQAMSAGSGAVRSAGSTAATAATLAALAADADAAGRTAGPRAWETTNLLHLGRLLTHVAGLREETRGGHVRDDFPRRDDEHWRGHLRAVRGPDGTVATSYHPVPDQHLDLPS; from the coding sequence GTGGCTGAGCCGCTGCGCCTCCCGCGGCGGCTGCTCGCCCCGGAGCCCGGCTGGAGTCTCACCGCCGACGTCGTCGTCGTCGGGTCGGGGATCGCCGGCCTGACCACCGCGCTGGCGCTGCGCAGCCACGTCGAGTCGGTCCTGCTCGTCACCAAGACCGTCCTCGACGAGGGCTCGACCGCGTGGGCGCAGGGCGGGATCGCCGCGGCGCTGGCCCCCGAGGACACCCCCGAGGAGCACCTGCACGACACCCTCGTCGCGGGCGTCGGCGTCTGCGACGTCGACGCCGTCACCGCGCTGGTGCGCGAGGGCCCGGGCCGGGTGCGCGAGCTCGTCGCGCTGGGCGCCGAGTTCGACCGCGGCCCGGACGGGGAGATCCTGCTGACCCGCGAGGGCGGGCACCACCGCGACCGGATCGCGCACGCCGGGGGCGACGCCACGGGCCGGGAGATCTCGCGGGCCCTCATCGCCGCGCTGCACCGCGTCCAGGACGACCCCGGCATCCGCGTCGTCGAGCACGCGCTGGTCGTCGACCTGCTGCAGGACGCGGACGAGCGGGTGTGCGGGGTGACGCTGCACGTCATCGGCGAGGGCCAGGTCGACGGGGTCGGCGCCGCCCACGCCCGGGCCGTCGTGCTCGCGACCGGCGGACTCGGCCAGGTGTACGGCGCCACGACCAACCCGTCGGTCTCGACCGGCGACGGGATGGCGGTCGCCCTGCGGGCCGGCGCGGTGATGGCCGACCTGGAGTTCGTCCAGTTCCACCCGACCGTGCTGTGGCTCGGGGCGGACTCGGGCGGCCAGCAGCCGCTCATCTCCGAGGCCGTGCGCGGCGAGGGCGCCGTGCTCGTCGACGCCGCGGGCGAGCGGGTGATGGCGGGGGTGCACCCGATGGGCGACCTCGCGCCCCGTGACGTCGTCGCCCGCGCCATCGTCGCCCGGATGCGCGCCACCGGCAGCGACCACGTGTACCTCGACGCGCGCCACCTCGGCCGCGAGAAGCTCGAGCGGCGCTTCCCGACGATCCTCGCGGCCTGCCGGTCGCACGGCATCGACCCGGTGACCGACCTCGTGCCCGTCGCGCCGGCCCAGCACTACGCGAGCGGCGGCGTGGCCGTCGACCTCGTCGGCCGCACGTCGCTCGAGGGGCTGTGGGCGTGCGGCGAGTGCTCGTGCACCGGCGTGCACGGGGCCAACCGGCTCGCCTCCAACTCGCTGCTCGAGGGTCTCGTCTTCGCCCACCGGATCGCGCAGGACGTCAGCGACCGGCTGGCCCGCGGCGAGCTGCCGCCCACGACACCCGCCCCGCCGGACGGCGAGTCCGGTGTGCTGCTGCGGCCGCGGCACCGCCACGCGGTCCAGCAGGCCATGTCCGCCGGGTCCGGCGCCGTGCGCTCCGCCGGCTCGACCGCCGCCACCGCCGCGACCCTCGCCGCGCTCGCCGCGGACGCCGACGCCGCGGGCCGGACGGCCGGCCCCCGCGCCTGGGAGACGACGAACCTGCTGCACCTCGGTCGGCTGCTCACGCACGTGGCCGGGCTGCGGGAGGAGACCCGCGGCGGCCACGTGCGCGACGACTTCCCGCGCCGCGACGACGAGCACTGGCGCGGCCACCTGCGCGCCGTCCGCGGCCCCGACGGGACCGTCGCGACGTCGTACCACCCCGTCCCCGACCAGCACCTGGACCTGCCCTCATGA
- a CDS encoding SAM-dependent methyltransferase yields the protein MTSAAPVSPAVPWAQAWGRSLYGERGFYRSDVGPAGHFATATHGATGRVLARALLRLARERGCTGGVVDVGAGRGELLRHLRELDDAVPLLGVDVVDRPAGLAPDVAWLSSPGGASLPEDLAPRDALVVAHEWLDVVPCTVAEVDGGGTLREVLVDPLGGGETLGAPLDGADLSWCAEHWREALDASAVPGDRVEVGRSRDAAWADLLGRLDGGLALAVDYGHRRGSRPPGGTLTAFREGREVSPVADGSCDLTAHVAVDSLRADEVLRQRDALHRLGVSGRTPEHGLASRDPASYLAGLAESGAAGALLDPTGYGGFWWVLARG from the coding sequence GTGACGAGCGCCGCACCCGTGTCCCCGGCCGTTCCGTGGGCGCAGGCGTGGGGACGGTCGCTGTACGGCGAGCGCGGGTTCTACCGGTCCGACGTCGGGCCGGCGGGGCACTTCGCGACGGCGACGCACGGGGCCACGGGCCGGGTCCTGGCCCGCGCCCTGCTGAGGCTGGCCCGTGAGCGCGGCTGCACCGGTGGCGTCGTCGACGTCGGCGCGGGCCGCGGCGAGCTGCTGCGGCACCTGCGCGAGCTGGACGACGCCGTACCGCTGCTGGGGGTCGACGTCGTGGACCGCCCTGCCGGGCTGGCGCCGGACGTGGCCTGGCTGTCGTCCCCCGGGGGCGCGTCCCTGCCCGAGGACCTCGCCCCGCGCGACGCGCTCGTCGTCGCCCACGAGTGGCTCGACGTCGTGCCGTGCACGGTCGCCGAGGTGGACGGCGGGGGGACGCTGCGCGAGGTGCTCGTCGACCCCCTCGGCGGGGGCGAGACGCTGGGGGCGCCGCTGGACGGCGCCGACCTGTCGTGGTGCGCCGAGCACTGGCGGGAGGCGCTGGACGCGAGCGCCGTGCCCGGCGACCGGGTCGAGGTGGGGCGCAGCCGGGACGCCGCCTGGGCGGACCTCCTGGGCCGGCTCGACGGCGGGCTGGCCCTGGCGGTCGACTACGGGCACCGCCGCGGGTCGCGGCCACCCGGTGGGACGTTGACGGCCTTCCGCGAGGGGCGGGAGGTGTCGCCGGTGGCCGACGGCTCGTGCGACCTCACCGCCCACGTCGCCGTCGACAGCCTGCGGGCGGACGAGGTGCTGCGCCAGCGGGACGCCCTGCACCGGCTGGGGGTCAGCGGTCGCACCCCCGAGCACGGCCTCGCGTCGCGCGACCCGGCGTCGTACCTGGCCGGGCTGGCCGAGTCGGGCGCGGCCGGCGCGCTGCTGGACCCCACGGGGTACGGCGGCTTCTGGTGGGTCCTCGCGCGGGGGTGA
- a CDS encoding DUF3180 domain-containing protein, whose product MSTPHGVRVRLLLAVALVAGLVSWVGLTLWGQSGRQVPSASWAAAPILLAVAVGLVLAGRPVRRLVQGTATKPVHPLYAARVLSLAQAAALTGAAVLGWYAAQVVRLLPDVDVPSQQQDVLVLAVLGLGAVLVSAAGLLVQHWCRVDDDRDERDERDRRGGSRDDDHRERQR is encoded by the coding sequence GTGAGCACGCCGCACGGGGTGCGGGTGCGGCTGCTGCTCGCTGTGGCGCTCGTGGCCGGGCTGGTGTCGTGGGTGGGGCTGACGCTGTGGGGGCAGAGCGGGCGGCAGGTGCCGTCCGCGTCGTGGGCGGCCGCGCCGATCCTGCTCGCCGTCGCGGTCGGGCTGGTCCTCGCGGGCCGGCCGGTGCGGCGGCTCGTGCAGGGGACGGCGACCAAGCCGGTGCACCCGCTGTACGCCGCGCGGGTGCTGTCGCTGGCCCAGGCGGCGGCGCTGACCGGGGCGGCGGTGCTCGGGTGGTACGCCGCCCAGGTCGTGCGGCTGCTGCCCGACGTCGACGTGCCCTCGCAGCAGCAGGACGTGCTCGTCCTCGCCGTGCTCGGCCTCGGGGCGGTGCTCGTGTCCGCCGCCGGGCTGCTCGTGCAGCACTGGTGCCGCGTCGACGACGACCGGGACGAGCGGGACGAGCGGGACCGGCGCGGCGGGTCCCGCGACGACGACCACCGCGAGCGTCAGCGGTAG
- a CDS encoding NADH-quinone oxidoreductase subunit D: MTTTDAARRELTVGVGAGGLATAEMVLNIGPQHPATHGVLRLKVVLDGERLVSAEPVVGYMHRGAEKLFEVRDYRQVVVLANRHDWLSAFANELGVVLGVERMLGMEVPERAVWARTLLAELNRVLNHLMFLGSYPLELGAITPMFYGFREREELQAVMEEASGGRMHYMFNRVGGLKEDLPAGWLGRTQAAVDAVTRRLPDLESMLVGNEILAGRTRGVGVLSPETVHAYGVSGPIARASGVDLDLRRDAPYLAYGELFGPGGPGRVVTRTAGDCLARLEVLLEQTRVSLALATACVDRLRSLPAGPVNVKLPKVLKVPEGHLYTATENPLGLNGYYLVSRGEKTPWRLKLRSASFNNVAVLAEMLPGTLVADMVAILGSMFFVVGDIDK, translated from the coding sequence ATGACGACGACCGACGCGGCCCGCCGCGAGCTCACGGTCGGCGTCGGGGCCGGGGGCCTCGCCACCGCCGAGATGGTGCTCAACATCGGCCCCCAGCACCCCGCCACCCACGGCGTCCTCCGGCTCAAGGTCGTCCTCGACGGCGAGCGCCTCGTCTCCGCCGAGCCGGTCGTCGGCTACATGCACCGCGGCGCCGAGAAGCTGTTCGAGGTCCGCGACTACCGCCAGGTCGTCGTCCTCGCCAACCGGCACGACTGGCTCTCCGCCTTCGCCAACGAGCTCGGCGTCGTCCTCGGCGTCGAGCGGATGCTCGGCATGGAGGTCCCCGAGCGGGCCGTCTGGGCCCGCACCCTGCTGGCCGAGCTCAACCGGGTCCTCAACCACCTGATGTTCCTCGGCTCCTACCCCCTCGAGCTCGGCGCGATCACCCCGATGTTCTACGGGTTCCGCGAGCGCGAGGAGCTCCAGGCCGTCATGGAGGAGGCGTCCGGCGGCCGGATGCACTACATGTTCAACCGCGTCGGCGGCCTCAAGGAGGACCTGCCCGCCGGCTGGCTCGGCCGCACCCAGGCCGCTGTCGACGCCGTCACCCGCCGCCTGCCCGACCTCGAGAGCATGCTCGTCGGCAACGAGATCCTCGCCGGACGCACCCGCGGCGTCGGGGTCCTCAGCCCCGAGACCGTCCACGCCTACGGCGTCTCCGGCCCCATCGCCCGCGCCAGCGGCGTCGACCTCGACCTGCGCCGCGACGCGCCGTACCTCGCGTACGGCGAGCTGTTCGGCCCCGGGGGGCCCGGCCGGGTCGTCACCCGCACCGCCGGCGACTGCCTCGCCCGCCTCGAGGTGCTCCTCGAGCAGACCCGGGTCTCGCTCGCCCTCGCGACCGCCTGCGTCGACCGCCTGCGCTCGCTGCCCGCCGGCCCGGTCAACGTCAAGCTGCCCAAGGTGCTCAAGGTCCCCGAGGGCCACCTCTACACGGCCACCGAGAACCCGCTCGGCCTCAACGGCTACTACCTCGTCTCGCGCGGCGAGAAGACCCCGTGGCGGCTGAAGCTGCGCTCGGCGTCCTTCAACAACGTCGCCGTCCTCGCCGAGATGCTCCCGGGCACGCTGGTCGCCGACATGGTCGCGATCCTCGGGTCGATGTTCTTCGTCGTCGGGGACATCGACAAGTGA